A genomic window from Dermatophilaceae bacterium Sec6.4 includes:
- the mobC gene encoding plasmid mobilization relaxosome protein MobC codes for MVSESGGAELSGLVGVDRWVAAGEAARAELAKSASVAEKRDRVVAVRLFPAELVAWQEAAVNGGRREVGRWVRETINAVVAEGDDGGIVKAPRGPARPGVELAALARIGNNLNQAVRLAHMRTGDSVVAQDLVDAVDRAQVEIRALREAL; via the coding sequence GTGGTGTCTGAGTCGGGTGGTGCGGAGTTGTCGGGATTGGTGGGTGTGGATCGGTGGGTTGCTGCTGGGGAGGCTGCGCGTGCTGAGTTGGCCAAGAGCGCGAGCGTTGCGGAGAAGCGGGATCGGGTGGTGGCGGTGCGATTGTTTCCTGCGGAGTTGGTGGCGTGGCAGGAAGCGGCCGTGAATGGTGGTCGTCGGGAGGTGGGGCGGTGGGTGCGGGAAACGATCAATGCCGTGGTGGCCGAGGGTGATGACGGGGGAATAGTTAAGGCGCCGAGGGGGCCGGCGCGTCCGGGGGTGGAGTTAGCGGCGTTGGCGCGTATTGGTAACAATCTCAATCAGGCGGTTCGGTTGGCGCATATGCGCACCGGTGATTCGGTGGTGGCTCAGGATTTAGTTGACGCGGTAGACCGCGCCCAGGTCGAGATCCGCGCATTGCGGGAGGCACTGTGA